Below is a genomic region from Caulobacter rhizosphaerae.
ATTCAGAAGTTGAGCGCGGCGTCTTCGAGGCGCACGTGGCCAACGCCATCCTCAACCTGGTGAACTTCGGCGTGATCGTCGCCGACAGCGAGGGCTGCGTCTACGCCGCCAACGACCTGGCCTGGAGCTATGTCCAGCATGGCGACGGCCTGGGCGAAAAGGGCGGCCTGCTGAACGCCGAGAACGACTTCGAGGCCGAAGGGCTCCGCAGCCGGATCGCCAGCGCGGTCCGTCAGGGACGCCCCGGCGCCATGCTGGTGCACCGCTCGCGCAGCCAGAAGCCGCTGGTGCTGTTGATCGAGCCCTTCAGCACCGACGACAGCAATTTCCGCTGCGCCCTGATCACCGTGCGCGAGGTGGGGCGATCCTCGGTCCACGCGGTCGAGCGGGCCCGGATGATGTTCAATTTCTCGCCCGCCGAAGCCGAGATCGTTTCTCGGGTCGCCCAGGGCCGCGAGCCGTCCGAAATCGCCGCGGAGCGCGGCGTCAGCATCAATACTCTGCGGGTTCAGATGGCTTCGGCCATGGTCAAAGTCGGCGTTCACCGTCAAGCTGAGCTTGTCTCCGTACTTTCGTCAGCTGACGTACTGGAGTGATTGATAAATTTCCGTGATTTATTTCCCCGATTAACAAAGCTGCATTATTGGTCGCCGCTGAATAGATGGTAATATTACTTTGTCGCCAGATGAAAGCCCTCCCGGTATAGTCTGCAGCGATATGACCGGCTCACCGATGTGGTCCGCAACGTCATCGGTGAACTCCAGCGGCTCCGCCCGCCGAGCGTCGGATCGAGGTTCAGCACCCCCACCGCCTCGATCCGGCGCCGGTCGATCCGCCAGCAGCTATGAATTGCAGGGGGATTCTCATTCTTGCCTTTCCAGCAATCCTCTATGCAAGCATAGTAAGAATGTATTATGCCGATTTGACTACTGACTCATATTTACTCTATATTTAATTGCGACATTCTATCATCCTTATTAGGAAATCTGTTTACCATGCCTTATGGTGTGCTGCTTAACCCTCGCGCTGGATGATCTCCCATCATCTTCTCTCTCGGGGTTTGCAATGCGCACGAAGATTTTCATGGCCGCCATGGCCTTCCTCGGTCTCGCCTCCAGCGCGATCGCCGCGCCCAGCAGCTACGAGCTCCGCCTCGAGGGCCATGTGCCGGTGATCTGCCGCGTGGACCTGCAGGCCAGCAGCGCCTCGGCCGACCAGGCCACCGACCTCGGCAAGATGACCGAGTTCTGCAACAGCGCCGCGGGCTACGATGTCTGGCTGTCGCACGCCCAGGGCCTGAGCGGCGCCGCGGTCTATGTCGACGGGCAGAAGATCCAGCTGTCGGCCTCGGGCCAGACCCTGATCAGTCATTCGGCGACCGCGGCCTCGCGCTCGCACGTGCTGCGCCTGGAGCCCGGCGCCGACGCCGGCCAGGTCGGCGACCTGTCGCTGCGCATCACCGCCCTCTGAGACGTCGCGCCCTGGCAGGCGTCCGCCACCGACAGGAAGAACCCCGCCGGACCAGGTCCGGCGGGGTTCAGTTGGCGATCGCCGCCGCGGGAACGAACTACATGCAAGCCACGGGCGTCGTCGCTGGCGGCACGGCAAGAGGGGTCACCGTGACGGTCAGGATGTCCTGGTAGTTGGGCGCCGGGGCCTTGCCGGCGCCGCCCTCCAGGAGGGTGGGGGTGATGGCCAGATACTGGCCGCCCAGGCCGGCCCGTTGACACGTCACCGTGCTGAAGGTCGGCGAGGCGTTCGATCGTGTCTGGCCCAGGAAGTCCAGCTGGTAGGGGATCCGCTGGTTGGCCGTGGCCAGGTTGCCGCCGGGATAGGTCATCCGGAACTGGTTGGCCGAGGTCAGGGCCACCGAATAGGGACCCGAGCTGGCCACCCGCACATTGCCCGTCCGCTGCTTGACCGAGTTGGGGGTCGAGGGCAGGGCGGCGGTCGTCAGCGCGCCGATCTCGCCGAAGTCCAGGGCCGGGCCGACGAAGCTGGCCTGCAGGGCGCTGAGCACATTGATCCGGATGTCCAGCGAGTTGGGCACCACGCCGGATTCGTCGGCCGCCCCGCCGGTGCGCTTGCAGTAGTATTTCTGGTCGACGAACAGGTCGGTGGTTCCCGCCGCCAGGTCCGCGCCGCTGGGCACGGTGATCGTCACGGCGAAGGTCTTGACGTCGGGCTGGCCGACGCCGCCGAAGTTCAGCTCGACCTCGTTGGGATTGGTGTTGTTGGGGTCCAGCACGTGGCCGGGCGGGTTTTCCAGGATCTGGCCGCCGGTCGAGGTCTGGACGATCGCCAGGCTGGCCGGCGTGTCGGGACGGCGCAGGTAGATGAAATCGACCTCCTGCGTCTTCTTGCCGCCCACGGCCGGCGGGCGGCGGGCCGTGATCGTCAGAGTCTGGACCGTCGTGCCGCTGGGATTGAACGGGTCGAAACTGCCCGACAGCACCACCGGGTCGAAGATCACGCACTGGGCCTGGACCGCGTGGGCGGTCAACGAGGCCGCGCCGGCGGCGAGCCCCAGGATCAGCATGCTGATGCCGCGTTTCATGTCAGCCTCCCGAGGCGCTGGGCTTGAGGTCGCCGGCCTTGACGAAACCCTCCGCGCTGGCGGGGACGTCGAGGAAATAGACGGTGGGGGGCGTGGTCCCCATCTCGATCCGCCAGCGACCCGGGCGCAGGCCCGAGGCGCCGAAGCGGCCGGTTCGGTTGGTGAACAGCACCACCGGCGGCTGGCCGGGCTTGGCCACCTCCGTGGCACCGCCGGCGATCAGGGCCAGGGGCTGGCCGTCGCCGTCCAGCAGCCGGCCGATCGCGGTGATCGAATAGTCCGACCCCACC
It encodes:
- a CDS encoding helix-turn-helix transcriptional regulator; translated protein: MDSEVERGVFEAHVANAILNLVNFGVIVADSEGCVYAANDLAWSYVQHGDGLGEKGGLLNAENDFEAEGLRSRIASAVRQGRPGAMLVHRSRSQKPLVLLIEPFSTDDSNFRCALITVREVGRSSVHAVERARMMFNFSPAEAEIVSRVAQGREPSEIAAERGVSINTLRVQMASAMVKVGVHRQAELVSVLSSADVLE